CACTTGCAAGTCCTGCGCTGAATTACAAAAGTTTCCCCTGTCTATTAAATTGTGAGAGTAAAGAAAGTGTGAAGAACGGAACTTGCACAAACATGAAAGGGTGTTGCCAAAATCCAGTACCCAAAGGGTTAAAGAGCTTCGAAATACGGGTGATACAAGGCCCGAATCTTAATCCGTCTGTTACTTGGGTCTTATAATCCTTGTAATTATGCATTCATTGGTGAGAAAGATCACTATACTTTCCAATTATCGGATATTTTTGACGGTTATAGTTTTGTTAGTAAAGGGAAAGATGTCCCTCTTGTTCTTGACTGGGGGATCGGGAGTAAGACTTGTAACGAAGCGCAAAAGGATGCATTCAGCTACGCATGTCAAACGAATAGTCACTGTGTCAATTCCGATAACAATCCTGGATATCTTTGCACTTGCGATGAAGGTTATGACGGAAACCCTTACCTCAGTCCGGGATGCCAAGGTATGCACAAAAATTATGGCTTCCTTGATTTGTTCTGGAAAATGTCGCTTACATAACTGATCATTTCCCCAATGTAAATGTAAACTGTTGCACTTGAACAGATGTGAATGAGTGTGACGATCCAAGCGGAAGTCCATGTGCAGAGATTTGTACAAACACCATTGGGAGTTACAATTGTTCTTGCCCAGAGGGTAGTCGTGGCGACGGAAGAAAAGATGGGACTGGTTGCCTTCGGGAAGATCAAAAGGCTCCGATCTTACAGATATCACTTGGTAGGACTTTATTGCATGTGTTGCATCAGTTTTTGTATGTACATTTTGTAAGTGTAAAAGCATGTCTTGATAAAATGTTATGCAGGGATTGGTTTCGGTTTCTTGTTCGTAATTCTTTCAAGTTCCTGGGTATACTTGAGTATCAAGAAAAGAAAGTCAATCAAACTCAAAGAAGAATACTTTCAAAAGAACGGTGGTTTGCTGTTAAAACAACAATTATCATCACATGAAAATGGTGTTGAATCATCGGCGAAAATCTTTACAGCAGAAGAGCTTAAATTGGCAACTAAAAATTATGATGCAAACTTAGTTCTAGGCCGTGGAGGCCAGGGAATTGTTTACAAGGGAACCTTAACTGATAACCGAATTGTGGCAATTAAGAAATCAACAGTCCAGGAGAGTCAAATTGAAGTGGCACAAGTTGAAGAATTCATTAATGAGCTTGTCATCTTAACTCAAGTGAACCATCGAAACGTCGTGAAAGTCTTGGGATGTTGTTTGGAGACTAAGGTTCCAATGATTGTTTATGAGTATGTTTCCAACGGCACTCTCTCCGACCGTATCCATTCGAAGAACGGGGTATCTCCATCGTCTCTTTCTTGGGAAAGTCGGTTAAGGATTGCTGCAGAAGCTGCTGGTGCACTTTCTTACCTACACTCTGCTGCAGCTATACCCATCATTCATAGAGATATCAAATCTGCCAATATACTGTTAGATGAGAAGTACATTGCAAAAATTGCAGATTTTGGAGCATCGAGGTTGAATCCTTTGAATCTAGATGAAATAGACACAAAAATTCAAGGGACATTAGGATATTTGGATCCTGAATACCGTCAGACCGGTCAATTAACAGTTAAAAGTGATGTTTATAGTTTTGGTGCAGTTCTTGCGGAACTCTTGACAGGAGAAAGAGTCTTTTCTCAAAATAGGCCAGAAAAGGACCTTGCTGTATATATTCGTCCATTGACAGAAGAGGATGATATGATGGACATTCTTGAGGCTCGAGTGGCAACTGAAGGGAACCGAGACCAAGTTCTTGAAGTTGTTAAGCTTGCACAGAGATGCCTTCATTTGAGAGGTGATGATAGGCCTACAATGAAACAAGTCGCCATGGAGCTAGAAAGGATGAGGAGATCTGTATCTCCGGAGCATAGCCAAAGCCATGAATAGGCAACCAACACAGTGACTGAACCAACAGACCTTTATCCTGTACCATTAAACTTCAGTGCTGATGTTGATTCTAGCCTGTTCAGTACAGATATGTCAATGTCTATGGACGTTCCGCGGTACTTGCATTGAATAATTTTGTTAAATGTATGAAATCTTGAATACATTTCTTTTTTAATTATTTCATCAACTTATTGTTAAAAAGTGGCTTCTTCATTTTATACAGCTTTGGTTGGCTTACTAGTCAAATAAGCTTCAGCACTTCCATCAAGATTAGATATTGAATTCGGCCCTTGAAAAAATAGCTATCTAGCTCATGAAGAGGCAAACACCTAATCATTGATGTATAAATTAAATTTGAGTGATGGTAACATTAAGAACAAGAAGAAAAGTCTACACATGTATTGAGTATTGCCAATAGACATTGTCATATATTACTATACAAGCTAGAATCGCCATCAACATAGGAGTCTAACTGGATAGGAGGATACAAGTCTATCGGATCCGGTTTTATGTTAGTGTGTTCTTCAGAGAAGTGCTTAGATGTGTGATTTAGTGATACAAATTTTGATAAACTCTCAAGTTCCACAGCGACTTGTTTCATTGTAGGCCTATCTCCACCTTTCAAATTAAGGCATCTCTTTGCAAGCATAGCAACTGCAAGAACTTGTTCTCGTTTCCCTTCAGTAGCCACTCGAGCCTCAAGAACTTCTAGCACATCATTCTCTGTAACCAAGGAATGGAAATACAAAgcaaaattttgttttctttttgtccTGGCCAAAGAAATAGGCCTTTCTCCTGTTAAAAGTTCTACCAGAACAACACCAAAACTATAAACATCGCTTTTACCTGTCAACTGGCCAGACTCATAGTATTCTGGATCAAGATAACCCAATGTCCCTTGGACAATTGTGTCTATTTCAGCTAAATCCAAAGGATTCAACCTCGATGCTCCGAAATCCGCAACTTTCGCAGTGTAGTTTTCATCTAATAGAACATTGGCAGATTTGATATCTCTATGGATGATGGGTACAGTAGTAGCAGAGTGTAAATAAGAAAGTGCACCAGCAGTTTCGGCAGCAATCCTTAACCGACTTTCCCAAGAGAGTGATGATGAGGATACCCCATTCTTGGAATGGATATGTTCGGAGAGAGTGCCATTAGAAACGTATTCATAAACAATCAAGGGGACTTCAGTCTCTAAGCAACATCCCAAGATCTTCACAACGTTTCGATGGTTAACTTGAGTTAAGATAACAAGCTCATTAATGAATTCTTCTATGTGACTCTCCTTCACTATTATTGGTTTTTTAATTGCCACTGCTCGGGTGTCAGCTAAAGTTCCCTTGTAAACTATACCATGGCCTCCGCGGCCTAACACTAATTTTGCATCATAATTTTTGGTTGCCAATTGTAGCTCTTCAGCTGTAAAGATTTTTGCCGATGATTGAGCACCaccattttcatgtatttgttgTTTTAACAACAAACCACCATTCTTTTGAAAACATTTCTTTTTGAGTTTGATTGAGTTTCTTTTCTTCATACTCAAGTATAACCAGAAACCTGAGAGAACTAGAAACAAGAAGCCTAAACCAATTCCTGCATGGACATTTTACAAAAACATGCTATCACTACACATATGGCATATATACACAAAAGTTGATGCACAGTTCATTGAAGTTCTAATAGCAGCATAAAAAGTCTTACCGAGAGATATCTGCAACACCGGAGCATTTTGGTTGTCTTGAATAAGGCAACCAGTCCCATCTTTTCTTCCATCGCCACGACTCCCCTTTGGACAAGAACAAATGTAACTCCCAATGGTATTTGTGCAATTCTCCACACAGAGATTAGTGCTTTGATCATCGCACTCGTTCACATCTGTACAAGTGCAATAATGTATAGTTACATATAGGGGATATGTTCCCAAGTTTTTACCAGAAGAAAACAAGCTAGTTGAACATACCTTGGCATCCAGGACTGAGGTAAGGATTTCCGCCATAACCTTCATTGCAAATGCAAAGATATCCAGGATTGTTATCTGGATTGATACAATGACTATTTGCTTGGCATGCAAAGGTGGATAAGTCTTTTTGTGCTTCTTCACAAGTCTTGTTCCCTATTGCCCAGTCAAAAACCACGGGGACTTCTTTCCCTTTGCTAACAAAATTATAACCATCCAAAACATCCGTTGATTGGAATGTATACTGACCTACGAATGCATAATTACAAGGATCAAAATACCAACTGACATTTGACTGCTGACGGTTCTTTGCCATCGTTATTTCAATTTTCTTAAGCCCTTTGGGTATAGTACTTTCGCAACAACCGTTGTTGCTCACGCAAGATCCACTTATCACACTTTCTTTAGTCTCACAGGTTGAAGTACATGTTCCTGTGTAGTTTTGTAAATCAGGACCTTGGATGATGGAGAACACATTGCAGCCGACTGTAAAGTACATGTTCTTTGTATAGGATAATGTAAATGGAGTCCGATCTAAGGATATACTAGAAGAAGGTAGATTTAAGGTTACCCCACCAGATGCGTTGTGACATAATGTTGCTGGGGTGTTTTTTGTTCGAATTTCGGTTTCTGAAATATCTATGACTTCAACGTCACCTACATCTAGGAAGGGTTTAGGAGGATTAAAAGAAGTATTGCAGGTAATGCTGTAATCAAACCCAACTCCATTAAAAGAGCACCCAACATTAATCCCATTTTGACGTATTCCAAATGGATAAGGAATCGAAACATTACCGCATTTGGCATCACAGCCAGTTTTTGCCTTGAAGAATGGACCCTCTAGTGATGCTGTTTCTTTTAGAAGAGTTAGCCATGAAAGCAGCAGAAAGTACAAGAAAAGTTGCAGAAGCATAATTTTACACTATGTTTCCTAGTAATTAATTTGGTGGGATGCTGGCAACTAGCTAAGTTGATAAAATTTCATGGAGATATTTATGTATTATTCATGAATCATCTGTAAGACTTGATTTCAGAATGTTTTTCTTCTCTTGCTAGTTGCAGTTGTTGCTTGAAGACCAGTTTGAGACGTGAACTGATCATTGAGGTTCAAACCGCTATTTTAGAATTTTGACTCTGGGCCATAGATTGCTTTCCCCACGCTGGCATGGGCCAGAGTCAAAAATACTGATAGATGAATGTAATTGAGAGTTTGAGATTATAGGCTAGCTTTACATCTATACACCATATTGTGTGTTGGCGTATCGAACAAGAGTCAaccatcactttttttttttccaagcaatcaataattttcacttttcatttttatttcagtCGGTAGCATTAGCAAAATAGCACATAGCCACATATTCAATGAATCATTTTCAACCATTAGAGGAAAAAtgcaaagataattcaagttgaTTGTTTTGTTTCTTTTGATCGACATTTGCAAGTTGCTTGTTTCTTAGTTGATTGATGTTGCAAGGTACACCTTTGATCATTAAATCTCCTTTGGAGctttgcagaaagaaagaatgaaaaaTGTGGCAAGGTACACTTATATGGAAATACAAAAATTGAAAACCGGGGGTACAATTATTGATGTTTAGGTTGAATTTAAGTGATGATAACGATCTTATCAAATGTACCACGTGAAGAGAACATAGTATGTGGTCGACGAGATTTTAAGGAGGTTCAAATTTGGTTCCATGAATGGTCTTTAAAATCATGCAAATTCAATTTATTCTGAGTTTTTGGTGGTTTTCTTTGGTTTTCTTGTCATGTAGTTGCAATTTGCAAGACAAGTCTAACAAGTCGGCAATGCTTTATGAGTGGTCTTTGTACATTATTTGCTTCATGGATTCACAGCCATATATATGCAAGGCAAAACTGTTTTGTGTTTGACCAGATGCCTTCCTCCTTGTCAACGCTTTATTTGAAGAGAAGTTGAAAGTCAAATACTCATAAGAATAATTGATAGCTACCATTTAATTACAAAATTCATTTCATATTACTCTAACTTCTTTCACTATATCTTAGCTAGCTAACATCATCACCATCACAAACATGAAACatataaaactcttaatgatcatCATGTTGCTGAAATTCATATTGTTTTTGCAACTCTCTGGGCTTACATCTTCAGCATCAACTCCGTTACCACTAGCTAAGCCTGGTTGTGATGCAAAATGTGGCAACCTTACCATTCCGTTCCCATTTGGTATAGGTCCAAATGAGAATGGGTGTTCACTTACCGGACCTGAATTATTTCACTACAACATTACCTGTGATACCACATATAATCCTCCGAAACCCTTCTTACGAGTCGGTAGTAACACAACTGCAGGTCCAGCTGCAAGATATCGTATGGTAGAAGTTTTAAGTATATCAGATTCCGAAGTTCGGATCAAAAACTGGCCAGCTACAAGCTGTTATCAATACAAAACTGGTGAACTTACCTTAGATGAAGGTATAGGTTGGATGGCCTTCAATGGAGCTCCGTTTACTATTTCGTACACTCGGAACAGATTTTTTGGTCTTGGCTGTGACACACTAGTATATTTTTATGAGCCTGATTTTAACTTTAATTCATCTTGTATCAGTTTTTGTCAACGTCCAACAAATATTATAGATGGGTCTTGTTCTGGGAGTGGATGTTGTCAAACACCATTGCCCAAAGGCGTAAGGAAGTTTCTTGTTTTAGCTAATTCGTTGAATACATCTGCGGATACTTTATCTTTTGCGCCTTGTAGCTATTCATTTATAGGGGAGTCAGAGAAGTATACATTCAGTGCTTCAGATTTGAATGGTAAAAGTTTTCATGACAAAGCGAAAGATATACCAGTTGTTCTTGATTGGGCTATTGGGAACAAAATATGTGAAGAAGCGCAAAAGGATGCTTCTAGTTTTGCATGCCAAAAGAATAGTAAATGTAACAATTCTGACAAGGTCCCTGGATATCTTTGTACTTGCAACGAAGGTTTTGAAGGGAACCCCTATCTCAGCCCAGGATGCCAAGGTATGGATTTATAAACTGATCATCTCTACTTCTTTCGCTTTTGCTCTTTATTAGTCAAAATTTCATTTCGCTAACGTGTGTTCTTTATGTCTTTGAGAGGGGACCAACAGATACAAATGAGTGTGAGGATCCAAACAACAATCATTGTGAAGGAATTTGCACAAATACCATATAGGAAACTACAATTGTTCTTGTCCTGAGGGCAGTTATGGTGATGGGAGGAAAGACGGAACTAAGTGCACTCGAAAAAGTAAAGAGTTTCCAGGAGTAAAAGTCACTATCGGTATGATACATGACTTGTTAATTAGCATATCCAGTATTTGCTAATTttactaaattatgattatactGTGTATATTTGTCAATGGGTCTGATATGAATGATGTTTTTTGATGCAGGAACTGGCTTAGGGTTCTTATTTACGATTGTTGCTAGTTCTTTGTTATACTTGAGCATAAGGAAAAGACAGTTGAAGAAACTCAAAGAGAAATTCTTTCAACAAAATGGCGGTTTGTTATTAAAACAACAAATCTCATCTTATGAAGGTGGTGCAGAGGCTACAAAAATCTTTACTGCCGAAGAATTAGAAGTGGCAACTAAAAATTACAGCGATAAACAGATCATTGGTCGAGGAGGTTTTGGAACAGTTTATTTGGGAACTCTGCCAGATAAACGTGTAGTTGCTTTTAAAAAGTCGAAAGTAGTTGATGAGACCCAAATTGAACAGTTCATCAATGAGCTTGTTATTTTGGCTCAGGTTAACCATCGAAATGTGGTGAAGGTCTTGGGATGTTGCTTAGAGACTCCGGTTCCTTTGCTTGTTTACGAGTACATTTCTAACGGTACGCTTTTCCAACACATCCATAAAAAGGTGGAGGGAAAATCATCATCTTCACTTTCTTGGAGTACTCGGTTGAGGATTGCAACCGAAAGTGCAGGAGCACTTGCATATTTGCATGCTGCGGCTTCCATACCCATCATTCATAGGGATATTAAGTCGGCTAACATACTTTTGGATGAAAATTACACTGCCAAAGTATCGGATTTTGGAGCATCAAGGTTAAATACACTAGGCGAAACCCAAATAGATACACTAGTTCAAGGAACAATTGGTTACTTAGATCCCGAATACTATCAAACTAGTCAACTGACCGATAAAAGTGATGTTTATAGTTTTGGTGTAGTTCTTGTGGAACTTTTAACAGGAGAAAAACCCCTGTCTCTAAGTCGATCCCAAAAACAGAGAAGTCTTGCTTCATTTTTCCTTTACGCGATGGAAAAAAATGATGTCTTCAAGCTTATAGAACCTCGAGTAGAAAATGAAGGAAACCGGGAACAGCTCATAGCAGTTGCGGAGTTTGCAAAGAGATGCCTTAACAAGAAGGGTGCAGAAAGACCTACGATGAAACAAATTTCTGCGGAGCTAGAAAGTTTG
This is a stretch of genomic DNA from Papaver somniferum cultivar HN1 chromosome 1, ASM357369v1, whole genome shotgun sequence. It encodes these proteins:
- the LOC113286188 gene encoding putative wall-associated receptor kinase-like 16 — encoded protein: MLLQLFLYFLLLSWLTLLKETASLEGPFFKAKTGCDAKCGNVSIPYPFGIRQNGINVGCSFNGVGFDYSITCNTSFNPPKPFLDVGDVEVIDISETEIRTKNTPATLCHNASGGVTLNLPSSSISLDRTPFTLSYTKNMYFTVGCNVFSIIQGPDLQNYTGTCTSTCETKESVISGSCVSNNGCCESTIPKGLKKIEITMAKNRQQSNVSWYFDPCNYAFVGQYTFQSTDVLDGYNFVSKGKEVPVVFDWAIGNKTCEEAQKDLSTFACQANSHCINPDNNPGYLCICNEGYGGNPYLSPGCQDVNECDDQSTNLCVENCTNTIGSYICSCPKGSRGDGRKDGTGCLIQDNQNAPVLQISLGIGLGFLFLVLSGFWLYLSMKKRNSIKLKKKCFQKNGGLLLKQQIHENGGAQSSAKIFTAEELQLATKNYDAKLVLGRGGHGIVYKGTLADTRAVAIKKPIIVKESHIEEFINELVILTQVNHRNVVKILGCCLETEVPLIVYEYVSNGTLSEHIHSKNGVSSSSLSWESRLRIAAETAGALSYLHSATTVPIIHRDIKSANVLLDENYTAKVADFGASRLNPLDLAEIDTIVQGTLGYLDPEYYESGQLTGKSDVYSFGVVLVELLTGERPISLARTKRKQNFALYFHSLVTENDVLEVLEARVATEGKREQVLAVAMLAKRCLNLKGGDRPTMKQVAVELESLSKFVSLNHTSKHFSEEHTNIKPDPIDLYPPIQLDSYVDGDSSLYSNI